One window from the genome of Artemia franciscana chromosome 12, ASM3288406v1, whole genome shotgun sequence encodes:
- the LOC136033683 gene encoding GTP-binding nuclear protein Ran-like isoform X2 translates to MSTFAYDMPTFKLHVVGKKGSGKTTFVKRHLTGEFEKKYVATKCFEIHSLVFHTNRGAIRFNVWDNPGQEIIGGYAWYYDISAKSNYNFEKPFLWLARKLIGDPNLEFVAMPAPQPPEDPIPMDPNWQQQIEGNLAEAQNVALPEDDEGLFNVAPPEDDEDL, encoded by the exons ATGTCTACTTTTGCCTATGATATGCCTACTTTTAAATTGCACGTGGTTGGGAAAAAAGGTAGTGGGAAAACGACTTTTGTGAAGAGGCACTTGACAGGTGAATTTGAGAAGAAGTATGTTGCcacaaaatgttttgaaatacaTTCACTAGTTTTTCACACAAATAGAGGTGCAATCAGATTCAATGTATGGGACAATCCTGGACAAGAAATTATTGGAGGTTATGCTTGG TATTATGACATCTCTGCAAAGTCGAATTACAATTTTGAGAAGCCTTTTCTTTGGCTTGCAAGGAAACTAATTGGTGATCCAAATTTGGAATTTGTTGCAATGCCTGCTCCTCAGCCCCCTGAGGATCCAATCCCAATGGATCCTAATTGGCAACAGCAAATTGAAGGAAATCTTGCG GAAGCTCAGAATGTTGCTCTTCCGGAAGATGATGAAGGTttatttaatgttgctcctccgGAAGATGATGAAGATTTATAA
- the LOC136033683 gene encoding GTP-binding nuclear protein Ran-like isoform X1, giving the protein MFNVTSTLPNFKCLYELDENVPVLLCGNKIDLTKLTDRNVLEDFWRILLRSIPSNLPRFLPNTFYTNLAKDILPVLYHGMRSEGSVEYYDISAKSNYNFEKPFLWLARKLIGDPNLEFVAMPAPQPPEDPIPMDPNWQQQIEGNLAEAQNVALPEDDEGLFNVAPPEDDEDL; this is encoded by the exons ATGTTTAATGTAACTTCGACTCTCCCAAACTTCAAATGCTTATAtgaacttgatgaaaatgtTCCAGTTCTTCTATGTGGTAACAAAATTGATCTAACAAAGTTAACAGATAGGAATGTTCTTGAAGATTTTTGGCGAATTTTATTACGTTCTATACCAAGTAATTTGCCACGTTTTTTGCCAAATACGTTTTACACCAATCTTGCCAAAGATATTCTTCCCGTGTTATATCATGGAATGAGAAGTGAAGGTTCTGTTGAA TATTATGACATCTCTGCAAAGTCGAATTACAATTTTGAGAAGCCTTTTCTTTGGCTTGCAAGGAAACTAATTGGTGATCCAAATTTGGAATTTGTTGCAATGCCTGCTCCTCAGCCCCCTGAGGATCCAATCCCAATGGATCCTAATTGGCAACAGCAAATTGAAGGAAATCTTGCG GAAGCTCAGAATGTTGCTCTTCCGGAAGATGATGAAGGTttatttaatgttgctcctccgGAAGATGATGAAGATTTATAA